A window from Caldivirga sp. encodes these proteins:
- a CDS encoding ABC transporter ATP-binding protein produces MLNPNNSIVRVRELWKSFNGVPVNENINIDINESEVVSILGPNGAGKTTLLRQVYGELKPDKGKVTILGMNPSKAKDKGVMSVVPQEAWPFNLLKVTEHVEMLVRLRGVPKGMVKHCVGEAVDAVGLNDYRNKLIDELSGGMKRLVLVASAIACRPRLIILDEPTVGIDAQNRRSIWNAVKSARDNGSAVILTTHYIHEAEELSDRVYLINRRILMEGSPSELRRRLSWVEIRSDNGDKPIRVNWNEAISVINELVKRRVRFEVKEPSLEDVFIEVFGGGHEAK; encoded by the coding sequence ATGCTGAATCCAAATAATTCGATAGTTAGGGTCAGGGAATTATGGAAATCGTTCAATGGTGTACCGGTTAATGAGAACATCAACATTGATATTAATGAAAGCGAAGTAGTATCCATACTAGGTCCTAATGGGGCTGGTAAGACTACGTTACTTAGGCAGGTTTACGGCGAGTTAAAGCCTGATAAGGGCAAGGTAACTATTTTAGGTATGAATCCTAGTAAGGCTAAGGATAAGGGTGTAATGAGTGTTGTTCCCCAGGAGGCATGGCCATTTAATCTACTTAAGGTTACTGAGCATGTTGAAATGCTTGTTAGGCTTAGGGGTGTGCCTAAGGGTATGGTTAAGCACTGCGTCGGTGAGGCTGTTGATGCAGTTGGACTAAATGATTATAGGAATAAGCTTATTGATGAATTGTCAGGAGGCATGAAGAGGCTAGTCCTAGTGGCATCAGCAATAGCCTGTAGGCCAAGGTTAATAATCCTGGATGAACCCACAGTAGGTATTGATGCCCAAAACAGGAGGAGCATTTGGAACGCAGTCAAGAGTGCTAGGGATAATGGATCTGCAGTTATACTAACCACACACTACATTCATGAGGCCGAGGAGCTTAGTGACCGAGTTTACTTAATTAATAGAAGAATACTTATGGAGGGTTCACCAAGTGAGCTCAGGAGGAGGCTTTCTTGGGTTGAGATCAGGAGTGATAATGGTGATAAGCCAATTAGGGTTAATTGGAATGAGGCGATTAGTGTAATTAATGAATTAGTCAAGAGGAGGGTTAGGTTTGAGGTTAAGGAGCCCTCCCTTGAGGACGTTTTCATTGAGGTATTTGGTGGTGGCCATGAAGCTAAGTAA
- a CDS encoding ABC transporter permease, protein MKLSNAYTIAKYIMLSSRHWIYVSVGFTLIFPALWLTLLRIIGNPQYMGYFIVGTVVNTSFLIPFIGTSQDIAYFRRSSAIYTLMFSNGAGHWDIALGYITQLIILNLPSIVSLLILSILITNAAYRAVQVLATVAVAVFISLSSALLGYALGMGIKNYRIVNQVAQIIPWPLLLLAPVYYPITVLPPVLRYISLTLPTTYMALAINGSLSLNASELVRGILGLLAYSSASILIARYAVIRGEVNG, encoded by the coding sequence ATGAAGCTAAGTAATGCTTATACCATAGCTAAGTACATTATGCTTAGCAGTAGGCACTGGATATATGTGTCAGTGGGCTTCACTCTAATATTTCCAGCCCTCTGGTTAACGCTACTGAGGATCATAGGTAATCCACAGTACATGGGCTACTTCATAGTTGGTACGGTGGTTAACACAAGCTTCCTAATACCATTCATAGGTACTTCCCAGGACATTGCTTACTTCAGGCGGTCATCAGCAATATACACACTCATGTTCTCTAATGGTGCGGGCCACTGGGATATTGCGCTCGGCTACATTACTCAATTAATAATACTTAACTTACCCTCAATAGTTTCACTCCTAATCCTATCAATATTAATAACGAATGCAGCCTACCGTGCAGTGCAGGTATTGGCTACTGTTGCCGTGGCGGTCTTCATATCACTCTCCTCAGCCCTACTGGGTTACGCATTAGGCATGGGAATAAAGAACTACAGGATAGTTAACCAAGTCGCCCAAATAATCCCATGGCCACTACTCCTACTAGCACCAGTCTACTACCCAATCACTGTATTACCCCCAGTGTTAAGATACATTAGCCTAACATTACCTACAACTTACATGGCCTTAGCAATTAATGGTTCATTAAGCCTTAACGCATCAGAATTAGTAAGGGGAATACTAGGACTCTTGGCTTATTCTTCAGCGTCAATCTTAATAGCTAGGTATGCAGTAATTAGGGGTGAGGTGAATGGTTGA
- a CDS encoding winged helix-turn-helix domain-containing protein, which translates to MSLKVNSPEDLVKIGRALANPLRVQILLMLTRKPTFIQDVAQSLHIPYALAHMHLKILEESGLIEGSYVVEEEPRPHLRKVYRVKDFKLIIDKQLLEQLAGSSK; encoded by the coding sequence TTGAGTTTAAAAGTGAACTCACCGGAGGATTTAGTAAAAATTGGAAGAGCCTTAGCAAACCCCCTGAGGGTACAGATACTGTTAATGTTAACGAGGAAACCAACCTTTATACAGGACGTGGCTCAGAGCCTACACATACCCTACGCCTTAGCGCACATGCACTTGAAAATTCTGGAGGAATCCGGCTTAATAGAGGGTTCCTACGTGGTGGAGGAGGAACCAAGACCCCACTTAAGGAAAGTATACAGAGTGAAGGACTTCAAGTTAATAATAGACAAGCAACTTCTGGAGCAGTTGGCGGGTTCATCCAAGTGA
- a CDS encoding phosphoribosyltransferase family protein: protein MLGNKRMVKYNGESTYSITIAGLKRTLPIIGIGEIQIGNGRFRAYIASDSELVLGDVEFISTVSRELANLMREYNPEVIVTPEAKAIALAYGVSRELGLARFIVARKSVKTYMGGYTYVKVNSITTKGDQFLILDSNSMKYIINKNVCLVDDVASTGNTINALEELMKINNAHVVCKAVIWIEGPWISSNDILHLGELPIFIA from the coding sequence ATGCTGGGCAATAAGCGTATGGTTAAGTACAATGGGGAATCCACGTACAGTATTACCATAGCTGGATTAAAGAGAACATTACCTATTATTGGGATTGGAGAAATACAGATAGGTAATGGTAGGTTTAGGGCTTATATAGCCTCAGATTCAGAGCTGGTGCTTGGTGATGTTGAGTTTATAAGTACTGTATCCAGGGAGTTGGCTAACCTAATGAGAGAATATAATCCTGAAGTCATAGTAACCCCAGAGGCTAAGGCAATAGCATTAGCCTATGGCGTATCTAGGGAATTAGGTCTGGCTAGGTTCATAGTAGCCCGTAAGAGCGTCAAGACTTATATGGGTGGGTATACTTATGTTAAGGTTAATTCAATCACAACTAAGGGGGATCAATTTCTTATTCTTGACTCAAACTCCATGAAGTACATTATTAATAAGAACGTGTGCCTAGTTGATGATGTAGCATCCACTGGTAACACCATTAACGCCCTTGAGGAGTTAATGAAAATCAATAATGCTCATGTAGTGTGTAAGGCGGTTATTTGGATTGAGGGACCATGGATTAGTAGTAATGATATACTGCATTTAGGCGAGTTACCAATCTTCATAGCTTAA
- a CDS encoding DUF2250 domain-containing protein gives MVELTNRDIAVLVHLRKANVDYGKSIALNTGIPLQEVLQILDKLESMGLVERVKGGKTLKRSVARFKLSNEVRRHHVYYRLSRSGELLVRTTIRRGRP, from the coding sequence GTGGTTGAGCTTACAAATAGGGATATTGCAGTCTTAGTTCACTTGAGGAAGGCTAACGTTGATTATGGTAAATCCATCGCATTAAATACTGGGATACCCCTACAGGAGGTTTTACAAATACTTGATAAGCTTGAATCCATGGGTCTTGTGGAGAGGGTTAAGGGCGGTAAAACCCTTAAGAGAAGTGTAGCAAGGTTTAAGCTTAGTAATGAGGTTAGGAGACACCATGTTTACTACAGGTTAAGTAGGAGCGGCGAGTTACTTGTTAGGACTACTATTAGGCGTGGCCGACCATAA